In a single window of the Lineus longissimus chromosome 4, tnLinLong1.2, whole genome shotgun sequence genome:
- the LOC135486749 gene encoding uncharacterized protein LOC135486749 — MRYDFHIFVDELAKQAAQEKVSFRIIPKTKENYHAMYYDGGQFKFIDSFHFLSSSLATLAHSIHTGKDGEDIQFKLLFAYVNENKELYNLVKAKSAFCYDFLDSEQKLELEELPAKAEFFNSLENSEISDEMYQRAQKVWSIMGMKSLKDYLTLYLHCDTLILAEIFENFRNVSMKNFTLDPCHFVSTPSFSFHCMLRHTGVKLDLLQDMEMVNFLRSGVRGGVSGVMKREVHRNMPDMSDYRPNMLKCEIVNLDCCSMYSFCLRSHLPVGDFRWLSDTEMKEFDLHSVAKGGDQGFILSVDLDYPTHLHDLHNDLPLAPEHYQISPADWSPYAHEVAADLELTIRKASKKLVPHLGPRRSYVIHHETLRTYLKLGLVLVKTHRILTFTKSKFMESYIDFNTQQRQMAKSEFEISFYKLMNNSVYGKLLQDSSKFTNFQLVSTSKKILKLTSKINFKSVTIFNSSLAGIELKPTTVLINQPIAVGFACLDLAKNHLYKMHYNFVMKLFGSDCELIYRDTDSLYYAISNRDEPCEDLFRFKRYFDLSNLPKSSPFYCETNHRRPGAFKHESPLDRVSDFVGLRSKMARLH, encoded by the coding sequence ATGAGATATGACTTTCACATATTTGTTGACGAACTTGCAAAACAAGCAGCCCAGGAAAAAGTAAGTTTTCGCATTATTccgaaaacaaaagaaaattaccatgCAATGTACTACGATGGGGGTCAGTTCAAATTCATCGACTCGTTTCACTTTCTTTCAAGTTCTTTGGCCACCCTAGCTCACTCAATCCACACCGGTAAGGATGGGGAGGACATTCAATTTAAGCTTCTATTTGCTTatgtcaatgaaaacaaagagcTCTACAATTTAGTGAAAGCGAAGTCTGCATTCTGCTACGACTTCTTAGACTCTGAGCAGAAGTTAGAATTGGAAGAATTACCTGCAAAAGCAGAGTTTTTCAATTCTTTGGAGAACAGCGAGATTTCTGATGAAATGTACCAGCGGGCACAGAAGGTTTGGTCAATCATGGGCATGAAATCATTGAAAGATTACCTCACTCTGTACCTCCATTGCGACACACTGATTCTCGCTGAAATATTTGAGAATTTTAGGAATGTGAGCATGAAAAACTTTACACTAGAcccgtgtcattttgtctccacTCCAAGCTTTTCTTTCCATTGCATGCTCCGTCATACCGGTGTCAAATTGGATTTATTACAAGATatggaaatggtgaatttcttGAGGTCTGGGGTGCGCGGTGGGGTATCTGGTGTAATGAAACGCGAAGTTCATCGGAACATGCCCGACATGAGTGATTATAGACCCAACATGTTAAAGTGTGAAATAGTCAATTTGGATTGTTGTAGCATGTATTCCTTTTGCCTACGATCACATTTACCAGTTGGCGATTTCCGTTGGTTGAGCGATACAGAGATGAAGGAATTCGATTTGCACTCCGTAGCAAAAGGTGGTGATCAAGGCTTCATCTTAAGTGTGGATTTGGACTACCCGACCCACTTGCACGATTTACACAATGATTTACCACTGGCCCCCGAGCACTATCAGATTAGCCCGGCAGATTGGTCACCTTATGCACATGAAGTGGCTGCCGACCTGGAGTTGACCATCAGGAAAGCTAGCAAAAAACTCGTTCCTCACTTGGGTCCCAGGCGAAGTTACGTCATCCATCACGAGACCTTGCGCACCTATTTGAAGTTAGGTCTTGTCTTGGTCAAAACTCATCGAATTCTCACCTTCACCAAAAGCAAGTTTATGGAAAGCTACATTGATTTCAACACACAACAAAGACAGATGGCAAAAAGCGAATTTGAGATTTCATTCTACAAGTTAATGAATAACTCTGTCTATGGCAAATTGCTGCAGGATTCATCAAAATTTACCAATTTCCAATTGGTGTCCACAAGCAAAAAAATTCTGAAGTTAACCagtaaaatcaatttcaaatcgGTCACTATTTTCAATTCGTCTTTGGCGGGAATCGAATTGAAACCTACCACGGTTTTGATTAACCAACCGATTGCCGTTGGCTTCGCCTGCCTCGATCTAGCCAAGAATCacctgtacaaaatgcactacaattTTGTCATGAAACTGTTTGGCTCCGACTGTGAGTTGATTTACAGAGACACCGATAGTTTATACTATGCTATCAGCAATAGAGATGAGCCTTGTGAAGATTTGTTTCGTTTCAAACGATACTTTGATCTTTCGAATCTTCCGAAATCATCACCATTCTACTGCGAAACTAATCACCGAAGACCGGGTGCATTCAAACACGAAAGTCCGTTGGACCGTGTCAGCGATTTTGTAGGCCTACGGTCAAAGATGGCCCGTCTCCATTAG
- the LOC135486585 gene encoding uncharacterized protein LOC135486585 — translation MPFPYRQGRKKPKKEYKYAKMLEFLRPHMENRKSSGNLEDLDTDTIEAGDDIPIDNSNAEDELELGDGTSSEYNDKQPETFAAPKPRCQQKKKASKPASEVDDAIVSYIKSKNEKKPKQPDEDENISDFMKSMTASIKKFPPQIRSSIMFKIHGLVHEAEMHVIYGSSGNQASQHIQGNPSTSTGFSNVGSCMGMGQMQKQSSNSTNWNAPNLM, via the exons ATGCCATTCCCATACCGTCAGGGCAGGAAGAAACCCAAGAAGGAATACAAGTATGCAAAGATGTTGGAGTTCCTGAGGCCACATATGGAGAACCGCAA GTCTTCTGGCAATCTTGAGGACCTTGATACAGATACAATTGAAGCAGGCGATGATATTCCGATTGATAATAGCAATGCCGAAGACGAACTCGAGTTGGGTGATGGAACCTCATCGGAATACAATGACAAACAACCAGAAACATTCGCTGCACCAAAACCCAGATGCCAACAAAAGAAAAAGGCTTCAAAACCAGCATCTGAGGTGGATGACGCCATAGTTTCTTACATCAAAAGCAAGAATGAAAAGAAGCCAAAACAACCGGAtgaggatgaaaatatttctgacttTATGAAATCAATGACTGCGAGTATCAAAAAGTTTCCGCCACAAATTAGATCCAGCATCATGTTCAAAATTCATGGTTTAGTGCATGAGGCCGAAATGCATGTAATCTACGGGAGCAGTGGCAACCAAGCATCCCAGCATATCCAGGGTAACCCATCCACCTCGACCGGCTTCTCCAATGTTGGTTCGTGCATGGGTATGGGCCAGATGCAAAAACAATCAAGCAATTCGACAAATTGGAATGCTCCAAATTTAATGTAA
- the LOC135486750 gene encoding uncharacterized protein F54H12.2-like — MSWFLDAGSADASTSNLELFQLPPTQTALASNKFEAFNPLTSLEHGGPLEYKIHVGDEYYVDPRHVYLYMQAKIVQNNGDLLVDDEEYKVNVPDPDNPGETKEETRNRVPDKSVVFPVNNLIGSCFKQVEVFLNNKQVGSSDSLYHYRHYLECLLSYSSARYKWTRYSKSVETMGKIHSELFEQDKLLLNKMSLSIKMHINDPSVFLMAKGVTNQYKLLIEKAVLYVNVKKVSSNVRLSHEERLLKSNAKYPMRKVNMRFFSRGANRADLSEPNLVNGELPSKIVIGLVRTDAFNGNLGLNPFNFENFNVSQIGLRRNGQSIPYEPLQFDFEEDNYFMGYFSMMFGTNLWSSNISNGISMESYKNGFTLYGFNLTPDDSSGLNWNLVESGNISLDIRLKRPSDHSITIMAYLESDAVMEIESSRNIIYDE; from the coding sequence ATGTCGTGGTTCCTTGATGCCGGTAGTGCGGATGCATCAACCAGTAATTTGGAATTATTTCAACTTCCACCAACACAAACAGCATTAGCGTCCAATAAATTTGAAGCGTTCAACCCCTTAACATCTCTAGAACATGGTGGACCTCTAGAGTATAAAATTCACGTCGGCGATGAGTATTACGTCGATCCTAGGCACGTTTATTTGTACATGCAAGCAAAAATCGTGCAAAATAATGGTGATTTATTAGTAGATGATGAAGAATATAAAGTTAACGTCCCCGATCCTGACAATCCGggtgaaacaaaagaagaaaccAGAAACCGAGTTCCAGATAAGTCTGTTGTGTTTCCGGTCAACAACTTGATAGGAAGTTGTTTTAAACAGGTGGAAGTTTTTTTGAATAACAAACAGGTTGGTTCCTCGGATTCTTTGTACCACTACAGACATTATCTTGAATGTTTGTTATCCTATTCGTCCGCACGTTACAAATGGACGCGCTACAGTAAATCGGTGGAGACAATGGGTAAAATTCACTCTGAATTGTTTGAACAGGACAAATTACTTTTGAATAAGATGTCACTCTCGATTAAAATGCATATAAATGATCCTAGTGTCTTTCTGATGGCAAAAGGTGTTACCAACCAATACAAACTACTCATCGAAAAAGCTGTTCTCTATGTTAATGTAAAAAAGGTTAGTAGTAACGTTAGACTCAGTCATGAGGAACGTTTGCTGAAATCAAATGCAAAGTACCCAATGAGAAAAGTTAACATGCGTTTTTTCTCTCGTGGGGCTAACAGAGCAGACTTATCTGAACCGAATCTTGTTAATGGGGAACTACCTAGTAAAATAGTGATAGGTTTGGTTAGGACTGATGCTTTCAACGGAAATCTAGGCTTGAATCCGTTCAACTTCGAAAATTTCAACGTCTCACAAATAGGATTGCGcagaaatggtcaaagcatacCTTATGAACCATTACAGTTCGACTTTGAAGAAGATAACTATTTCATGGGTTATTTCAGCATGATGTTTGGGACAAATCTTTGGTCATCTAACATTAGCAATGGAATATCTATGGAATCCTATAAGAATGGCTTTACACTATACGGTTTCAATTTAACACCAGATGATTCTTCAGGATTGAATTGGAATCTCGTGGAATCTGGTAATATAAGTCTCGATATCAGGTTGAAAAGACCCTCAGACCACAGTATCACCATTATGGCCTATCTTGAATCTGATGCGGTAATGGAAATTGAAAGTTCACGTAATATAATATACGATGAATAG